The following coding sequences lie in one Sphingomonas sp. M1-B02 genomic window:
- a CDS encoding nucleotidyltransferase family protein, whose protein sequence is MTVYSIRPQPAAAVPETAMVMAAGLGKRMRPLTATRPKPLVVVGGKALIDHTIDHLREAGVKRAVVNVHYLADQMEAHLRARENGVAIVISDERRQLMETGGGIVQARDLIGDAPFLCVNSDNLWIDGPVDAIRALAAQWDDARMDALLLLVPLARANCHRGQGDFRMDAQGRITERRKPGRLAPFVFIGVSILSPRLIRDWPEGPFSTNLFFNRALAAGRLFGVVHQGLWFDVGTPAAVGAAEAVLAEI, encoded by the coding sequence ATGACCGTCTATTCGATCCGGCCGCAGCCCGCGGCCGCGGTGCCCGAGACGGCGATGGTGATGGCGGCCGGGCTCGGCAAAAGGATGCGTCCGCTGACCGCGACGCGGCCCAAGCCCCTGGTCGTGGTGGGCGGCAAGGCGCTGATCGACCATACGATCGATCATCTGCGCGAAGCGGGCGTCAAGCGCGCGGTGGTCAACGTCCATTATCTGGCGGACCAGATGGAGGCGCATCTGCGCGCGCGGGAGAATGGCGTCGCGATCGTCATTTCCGACGAGCGCCGGCAGCTGATGGAGACCGGCGGCGGGATCGTCCAGGCGCGCGACCTGATCGGCGATGCGCCCTTCCTGTGCGTCAACAGCGACAATCTGTGGATCGACGGACCGGTGGACGCGATCCGGGCGCTGGCGGCGCAGTGGGACGACGCCAGAATGGACGCGCTGCTGCTGCTGGTGCCGCTGGCGCGCGCGAACTGCCATCGCGGGCAGGGCGATTTCCGGATGGATGCGCAGGGTCGGATCACCGAGCGGCGCAAGCCGGGGCGGCTGGCGCCGTTCGTGTTCATCGGGGTCTCGATCCTGTCGCCGCGGCTGATCCGCGACTGGCCCGAGGGGCCCTTTTCGACGAACCTGTTCTTCAACCGGGCGCTGGCGGCGGGGCGGCTGTTCGGGGTGGTGCATCAGGGGCTCTGGTTCGACGTCGGCACGCCCGCGGCGGTGGGGGCTGCGGAGGCGGTGTTGGCGGAGATTTGA
- the addB gene encoding double-strand break repair protein AddB, with protein MPERPHLYTIPPHRAFADALAIGLIRRFGGDPLRLARGTVLLPNNRAKRSIQDAFVRASAGGLLLPRLVAVGDPELDEALFDSDEGEPIPAAVDPLQRRMILARLIQESGSPVDAAEAVRLAGDLAATLDQLLIEEVAPTKLRELELTQELSAHWERSLALFEVVLERWPRELARLGRIDLAERRTLLLDRVSKRWRTAPPPGFVCAAGITASAPAIAKLLQTVAGMAQGMVVLPGLATGISKEEWDSLGPFEPDPVTGRRRRRLETHPQYHLKLLLERMGVHRDEFEPWRAASEHDAPPARSKAIASAMAPPELTHGWTALPAAERRLAGVRALEVATPAEEAQAIALALRGALEVPGKTAALVTPDRVLARRVAAHCVRWGLTIDDTAGQPLSILPPGTLLLALIDAAAQGFAPLPLLTLLKHPLVMPEQRLEWLEGARRLDRALRGPRPAPGLAGIDRHLAEQSGRDGHLRRAAARWWPTAKAILAPLEAVFDAGSQPVPALLAALRETAQALAGDGLWSRADGRAAADLLDSLEREGAHGPPRTEPEAMGPLLRTLMEENAVRPPQGGHPRVAILGVLEARLQTADLMILGGLNEGVWPGLPAPDPWLAPRIRSELGLPGLERRIGLSAHDLAGALGAPEVLLTRARRDASAPTIASRFWLRLEALSGGLERAGELAQWLRGLDDPGDHQPAKRPEPSPPIAARPKEISVTEVDRLKADPFAFYARRMLRLMPLDPVDADPSAAWRGTAVHDVLQRWFEADDCAPDKLRARAEAMLTDERTHPMMRALWQPRLMEAIDWIASEIAAKLSEGRAVLAVEQRGVIQFDGVELSGTFDRVDRLADGSLAIVDYKTGKPPSLAAVREGFSLQLGLLGLIAERGGYDGISGRASGFEYWSLSRNRAGGFGYVESPCDPRRREYLPADEFVDRAVAQFEGAARTWLTGEAPFTAKLHPDYAPYAEYDQLMRRDEWYGRE; from the coding sequence ATGCCCGAACGCCCCCATCTCTACACCATCCCGCCGCATCGCGCCTTTGCCGATGCGCTGGCGATCGGGCTGATCCGGCGGTTCGGCGGGGATCCGTTGCGGCTGGCGCGGGGGACCGTGTTGCTGCCCAATAACCGTGCCAAGCGATCGATCCAGGATGCATTCGTGCGGGCGAGCGCGGGCGGATTGCTGTTGCCGCGGCTGGTGGCGGTGGGCGATCCGGAGCTGGACGAGGCGCTGTTCGATAGCGACGAAGGCGAGCCGATCCCGGCTGCGGTCGATCCGCTGCAGCGGCGGATGATCCTGGCGCGGCTGATCCAGGAATCGGGATCGCCGGTGGATGCGGCGGAGGCGGTGCGGCTTGCCGGCGATCTGGCGGCGACGCTGGACCAGTTGCTGATCGAGGAAGTCGCACCGACGAAACTGCGCGAGCTGGAGCTGACGCAGGAGCTTTCGGCGCATTGGGAGCGGTCGCTGGCGCTGTTCGAAGTGGTGCTGGAGCGCTGGCCGCGCGAGCTGGCGCGGCTGGGGCGGATCGATCTGGCCGAGCGGCGCACCTTGCTGCTCGATCGCGTCTCTAAACGCTGGCGGACGGCGCCGCCGCCGGGCTTCGTCTGTGCGGCGGGCATTACGGCCTCCGCGCCGGCCATCGCCAAGCTGCTGCAGACCGTCGCCGGGATGGCGCAGGGGATGGTCGTGCTGCCGGGGCTGGCGACGGGGATCAGCAAGGAAGAATGGGACTCGCTGGGTCCATTCGAGCCCGATCCGGTGACCGGACGGCGGCGGCGCAGGCTGGAGACGCATCCGCAATATCATCTGAAGCTGCTGCTCGAACGGATGGGCGTGCACCGCGACGAGTTCGAGCCATGGCGCGCGGCGAGCGAGCATGATGCGCCGCCGGCGCGGAGCAAGGCGATCGCCTCGGCGATGGCGCCGCCCGAGCTGACGCATGGCTGGACCGCGCTGCCGGCGGCGGAACGGCGGCTCGCAGGAGTGCGCGCGCTCGAAGTGGCGACCCCGGCGGAGGAGGCGCAGGCGATCGCGCTGGCGCTGCGCGGGGCGCTGGAAGTTCCGGGCAAGACCGCGGCGCTGGTGACCCCCGATCGCGTGCTGGCGCGGCGGGTGGCGGCGCATTGCGTGCGCTGGGGGCTGACGATCGACGATACGGCGGGGCAGCCGCTCTCGATCCTGCCGCCGGGAACGCTGCTGCTCGCGCTGATCGACGCGGCGGCGCAGGGTTTCGCGCCGTTGCCGCTGCTGACGCTGCTCAAACATCCGCTGGTGATGCCCGAGCAGCGGCTGGAATGGCTGGAGGGTGCGAGGCGGCTGGATCGCGCGCTGCGCGGGCCGCGGCCGGCGCCGGGGCTGGCGGGGATCGACCGGCATCTGGCGGAGCAGAGTGGGCGCGACGGGCATTTGCGGCGCGCGGCGGCGCGATGGTGGCCAACGGCGAAGGCGATATTGGCGCCGCTGGAGGCGGTGTTCGATGCGGGATCGCAGCCGGTGCCCGCTTTGCTGGCGGCGCTGCGCGAGACGGCGCAGGCGCTTGCCGGAGACGGGCTGTGGAGCCGGGCGGACGGGCGCGCGGCGGCGGACTTGCTCGATTCGCTCGAGCGCGAGGGCGCGCACGGGCCGCCGCGCACCGAGCCCGAGGCGATGGGGCCGTTGCTGCGGACCTTGATGGAGGAAAATGCGGTGCGGCCGCCGCAGGGCGGGCATCCGCGGGTGGCGATCCTGGGCGTGCTCGAGGCGCGGCTGCAGACCGCCGACCTGATGATCCTGGGGGGATTGAACGAGGGCGTGTGGCCGGGGCTGCCCGCGCCCGATCCCTGGCTCGCGCCGCGGATCCGATCCGAGCTGGGGTTGCCGGGGCTGGAGCGGCGGATCGGGCTTTCGGCGCATGATCTGGCCGGCGCGCTGGGTGCGCCCGAAGTGCTGCTGACGCGGGCTCGGCGCGATGCGAGCGCTCCGACGATCGCCTCGCGCTTCTGGCTGCGGCTCGAGGCGCTGTCGGGCGGGCTCGAGCGGGCGGGCGAGCTGGCGCAGTGGCTGCGCGGGCTCGACGATCCGGGGGATCACCAGCCGGCCAAGCGCCCCGAGCCCTCGCCCCCGATTGCGGCGCGGCCCAAGGAGATTTCGGTGACCGAAGTCGATCGGCTCAAGGCCGATCCCTTCGCTTTCTATGCGCGGCGGATGCTGCGGCTGATGCCGCTCGACCCGGTCGACGCCGATCCGAGCGCGGCGTGGCGCGGGACCGCGGTGCATGATGTGCTGCAGCGCTGGTTCGAGGCGGACGATTGCGCGCCCGACAAATTGCGCGCGCGGGCGGAGGCGATGCTGACGGACGAGCGGACGCATCCGATGATGCGGGCCTTGTGGCAGCCGCGGCTGATGGAGGCGATCGACTGGATCGCGAGCGAGATTGCGGCGAAGCTGAGCGAGGGGCGCGCGGTGCTCGCGGTGGAGCAGCGCGGGGTGATCCAGTTCGACGGGGTGGAGCTGAGCGGGACCTTCGACCGGGTGGACCGGCTGGCCGACGGCAGCCTGGCGATCGTCGACTATAAGACCGGCAAGCCGCCGTCGCTTGCCGCGGTGCGCGAGGGGTTCAGTCTGCAGCTGGGGCTGCTCGGGCTGATTGCCGAGCGGGGGGGATATGACGGGATTTCGGGGCGCGCGAGTGGATTCGAATATTGGTCCTTGTCGCGCAATCGGGCGGGGGGCTTCGGCTATGTGGAGAGTCCGTGCGATCCGCGGCGGCGGGAGTATCTGCCGGCGGACGAGTTCGTCGATCGTGCGGTGGCGCAGTTCGAGGGGGCGGCGCGGACCTGGCTGACGGGGGAGGCGCCGTTCACCGCCAAGCTGCACCCGGATTACGCGCCTTATGCGGAGTATGACCAGCTGATGCGGCGGGATGAATGGTATGGGCGTGAGTAG
- a CDS encoding aminoglycoside phosphotransferase family protein has translation MNPPAAAPAFLISAGWDGAEIRPLAGDASFRRYFRIVEHDRTAILMDSPPDKGEDPRPFIAIARWLTRRGFAAPEILHEDLEQGLVLIQDFGDARMRETVDAAPESELRLYEEAVDLLIRLRDYPAAEEIGPYSPSQYHREAKLLPEWYCPAVGIETDDDWYNDAWNAALEPVLAGHTPVTVLRDYHAENIMLIEGSESLGLLDFQDALSGHPAYDLVSLLQDARRDVPAELEIAMLDRYKRVTGVGDDFDVAYHVLGAQRNAKIIGIFTRLWKRDGKPRYPGLCPRVWGYLERDLKHPALKPVADWFDAHVPLAMRGDPMTLAGE, from the coding sequence ATGAATCCGCCCGCCGCGGCGCCCGCATTTCTGATTTCTGCCGGATGGGACGGGGCGGAGATACGGCCGCTCGCAGGCGATGCCTCGTTCCGCCGCTATTTCCGCATCGTCGAGCATGACCGCACCGCGATCCTGATGGATTCGCCGCCCGACAAGGGCGAGGACCCGCGCCCCTTCATCGCGATCGCGCGCTGGCTGACGCGGCGGGGCTTTGCTGCGCCCGAGATCTTGCACGAGGATCTGGAGCAGGGACTCGTGCTGATCCAGGATTTCGGCGATGCGCGGATGCGCGAGACGGTGGACGCCGCGCCCGAGAGCGAATTGCGGCTCTACGAGGAGGCGGTCGACCTGCTGATCCGGCTGCGCGACTATCCCGCGGCGGAAGAGATCGGGCCCTACAGCCCCTCGCAATATCACCGCGAGGCCAAGCTGTTGCCCGAATGGTATTGCCCGGCGGTGGGGATCGAGACCGACGACGACTGGTATAACGACGCGTGGAATGCGGCGCTCGAGCCGGTGCTGGCGGGTCATACGCCCGTCACGGTGCTGCGCGATTACCATGCCGAGAATATCATGCTGATCGAAGGTAGCGAGAGTTTGGGCCTGCTCGATTTCCAGGACGCGCTTTCGGGGCATCCCGCGTACGATCTCGTATCGCTGCTCCAGGATGCGCGACGCGACGTGCCCGCCGAGCTCGAGATCGCGATGCTCGATCGCTACAAGCGCGTGACCGGGGTGGGCGACGATTTCGACGTGGCCTATCATGTGCTGGGCGCGCAGCGGAACGCGAAGATCATCGGCATCTTCACGCGATTGTGGAAGCGCGACGGCAAGCCGCGCTATCCGGGGCTGTGCCCGCGGGTCTGGGGCTATCTGGAGCGCGATTTGAAGCATCCGGCGCTCAAGCCGGTGGCCGACTGGTTCGATGCGCATGTTCCGCTTGCGATGCGCGGCGATCCGATGACCCTCGCCGGCGAATGA
- the trxA gene encoding thioredoxin — MATQATTDASFDTDVLQADLPVVVDFWAEWCGPCRMIAPALEELADELGEKVRIVKIDIDANPDAPTKYGVRGIPTMILFKNGQQAATQVGALPKSGIKQWIEREL, encoded by the coding sequence ATGGCCACCCAGGCAACTACCGACGCCAGCTTCGACACCGATGTCCTCCAGGCGGACCTGCCGGTCGTCGTCGATTTCTGGGCCGAGTGGTGCGGACCGTGCCGGATGATCGCGCCTGCGTTGGAAGAGCTTGCCGACGAGCTGGGTGAAAAGGTGCGGATCGTGAAGATCGACATCGATGCCAATCCGGACGCTCCGACGAAGTATGGCGTGCGCGGCATCCCGACGATGATCCTGTTCAAGAACGGCCAGCAGGCGGCGACCCAGGTCGGGGCGCTGCCGAAGAGCGGGATCAAGCAGTGGATCGAGCGCGAGCTTTAA
- the argJ gene encoding bifunctional glutamate N-acetyltransferase/amino-acid acetyltransferase ArgJ: MERSPLAPAGFPDLPAVRGVTPRIARAQYKNWDRCDLTFVTLDPGTSVAGVLTQSRCPSPEVEWCRDAMVLGQARALVVNAGNSNAFTGSRGRSAVEAIAARTAGHLGCKPSDVFVASTGVIGVPLPIDKAEAGLDAAFTAEPCSWEAAAETIMTTDTFAKAAVTRAVVDGRTISLVGIIKGSGMIAPDMATMLGFVFTDAAVEPAFLQKALSDANAKSFSCITVDGDTSTSDTILAFATGQAGNAPLSSEDDAGADAFAAALADLCFQLAHLVVRDGEGARKFITIHVEGAESDRSAHRIAMSIANSPLVKTAIAGEDANWGRVVMAVGKAGEPAERDNLSIRFGATQVARHGLAVEGYDEAPVAAHLKGHEIEIGVDLGLDDGRATVWTCDLTHGYISINADYRS; the protein is encoded by the coding sequence ATGGAACGCTCCCCCCTCGCCCCCGCCGGGTTCCCCGATCTCCCCGCCGTCCGCGGCGTGACCCCGCGCATCGCCCGCGCGCAGTACAAGAATTGGGATCGCTGCGACCTGACCTTCGTCACGCTCGATCCGGGCACCAGCGTCGCGGGCGTGCTCACCCAGAGCCGCTGCCCCTCCCCCGAAGTCGAATGGTGCCGCGATGCGATGGTGCTGGGCCAGGCGCGCGCGCTCGTCGTCAACGCCGGCAACAGCAACGCCTTCACCGGCAGCCGCGGCCGCAGCGCGGTCGAGGCGATCGCCGCGCGCACCGCCGGGCATCTCGGCTGCAAGCCCTCGGACGTCTTCGTGGCCTCCACCGGGGTGATCGGCGTGCCGCTGCCGATCGACAAGGCCGAAGCCGGGCTCGACGCCGCCTTCACCGCTGAGCCCTGCTCGTGGGAAGCCGCCGCCGAGACGATCATGACCACCGATACCTTCGCCAAGGCCGCGGTCACCCGCGCCGTGGTCGATGGCCGCACGATCAGCCTGGTCGGGATCATCAAGGGCTCAGGGATGATCGCGCCCGACATGGCGACGATGCTCGGCTTCGTCTTCACCGACGCCGCGGTCGAGCCCGCCTTCCTGCAAAAGGCGCTCAGCGACGCCAACGCCAAGAGCTTCTCCTGCATCACCGTCGACGGCGACACCTCGACCAGCGACACGATCCTCGCTTTCGCCACCGGCCAGGCCGGCAACGCGCCGCTGTCCAGCGAGGACGATGCCGGCGCCGACGCCTTCGCCGCCGCGCTCGCCGATCTCTGCTTCCAGCTCGCGCATCTCGTCGTCCGCGACGGCGAAGGCGCGCGCAAGTTCATCACCATCCATGTCGAAGGCGCCGAGTCCGACCGGAGCGCACACCGCATCGCCATGTCGATCGCCAATTCGCCGCTGGTGAAAACCGCGATCGCCGGCGAGGACGCCAATTGGGGCCGCGTCGTCATGGCGGTCGGCAAGGCCGGCGAACCCGCCGAGCGCGACAATCTCTCGATCCGCTTCGGCGCAACCCAGGTGGCGCGGCACGGGCTCGCGGTCGAAGGCTATGACGAAGCCCCGGTCGCGGCGCATCTGAAGGGCCATGAGATCGAGATCGGCGTCGACCTGGGCCTGGACGACGGCCGCGCCACCGTGTGGACGTGCGACCTCACCCACGGCTACATCTCGATCAACGCCGACTATCGCAGCTGA
- the addA gene encoding double-strand break repair helicase AddA: protein MAEVRALHRLKGNQRIASDPHRHVWLSASAGTGKTQVLAARVWRLLLAGVDPSAILCLTFTKAGAAEMSERITSRLARWVRAGDRELVEDLEALGESISPEGRARARTLFAKVLDAPGGGIRIQTIHSFCQSLLAAFPLEAGLVPGFRPLDQREEAVLAREALAEMLVDAEREGRGGLIDAVGALSLRLGEGKAEAFLKACAHAAGAMDMLPSGIQPFLREAMGLPRGDIALEIEQCCGDEGFDCAGLREIAAMNAAWGTKSGLQRAEEIAMWLTLPPAKRALRLEDLHLVWAKKDREIRSFGKGQAPQDAAYAELATRLHGHCGELLAMKVQADFADLLARGLEAGRVYADTYARAKRRVGAVDFNDLIRKTVELLGQPGISEWVRFKLDQVTEHVLIDEAQDTNLSQWEIIRAVADEFFAGETTRAEGVRTIFTVGDYKQAIFGFQGTDPKNFALAHRHFERLAEAALARDRYEPSHDRRRAEGLDTLSLVESFRSTRPVLEFVDAAIGVLAVPGMGDLSDVEPHASEVPGPGTVTLWPVTVEGGSEAEEEGWAGEATRKLAGQIARAIKGWLDGGLMLESKGRALRPEDVMILVKRRGELASLIVARLYAEGVPVAGVDRLRLNAPLAVQDLLAAVRFVLQPEDDLSLASLLVSPLIGWSQDALMAAAVRPKGVGLWRYLRETQARERLAPLEAMLARADFTTPYRFLEEILSGPLQGRRKMLLRLGEEARDPIEELLNAALNFETVATPSLQRFLDWFDRGDVEIVRDSAQPQGAVRVMTAHGAKGLQAPLVILADATVDPTRSPRDFLLWGPEGHDGPAFPIFRPRASERGGPLDAVVEQVDARELQEHWRLFYVAATRAEERLVIAGALGPMAKGVPPEASWYAAASRAFDALGVEGEGERRFVGLEPAAPVAVARGGALAQDAGAALPDWVALPAPVEARPPRPLAPSSLGEDLVSDPPPSPAMRLAAERGRLLHGLFERLPSVAPDARRAAAGRWLAGQVEEADRDALIEAALAVTEDARFAELFGADALAEAPIAAVVEGVVVSGTVDRLVVGADFVRVVDFKTGRRAPARTEDIPAYHLRQMAAYAAALGVIFPGRRVEAALLYTAGPVLHMLPEALLAANKPGFGGSEQSLASRA, encoded by the coding sequence ATGGCGGAAGTTCGGGCGCTCCACCGGCTCAAGGGCAACCAGCGGATCGCGAGCGATCCGCATCGCCATGTCTGGCTCTCGGCCTCGGCGGGGACGGGAAAGACGCAGGTGCTGGCCGCGCGAGTGTGGCGGCTGCTGCTCGCGGGGGTCGATCCGAGTGCGATCCTGTGCCTGACCTTTACCAAGGCAGGCGCGGCGGAAATGTCCGAGCGGATCACCAGCCGGCTGGCGCGCTGGGTGCGGGCGGGCGACCGCGAACTGGTCGAGGATCTGGAGGCGCTGGGCGAGAGCATTTCGCCCGAGGGGCGCGCGCGGGCGCGGACGCTGTTCGCCAAGGTGCTCGACGCGCCGGGCGGGGGGATCCGCATCCAGACGATCCACAGCTTCTGCCAATCGCTGCTCGCGGCCTTTCCGCTGGAGGCGGGGCTGGTGCCGGGCTTCCGGCCGCTCGACCAGCGCGAGGAGGCGGTGCTGGCGCGCGAGGCGCTGGCGGAGATGCTGGTCGATGCCGAGCGCGAGGGGCGCGGCGGGCTGATCGATGCGGTGGGCGCGCTGAGCCTGCGGCTGGGCGAGGGGAAGGCCGAGGCGTTCCTGAAGGCCTGCGCGCATGCGGCGGGGGCGATGGACATGCTGCCGAGCGGGATCCAGCCATTCCTGCGCGAGGCGATGGGGCTGCCGCGCGGCGATATCGCGCTCGAGATCGAGCAATGCTGCGGCGACGAGGGGTTCGATTGCGCGGGGCTGCGCGAGATTGCGGCGATGAATGCGGCGTGGGGGACCAAGTCCGGGCTCCAGCGCGCCGAGGAAATCGCGATGTGGCTGACGTTGCCGCCGGCCAAGCGCGCGCTGCGGCTCGAGGATCTGCACCTGGTATGGGCGAAGAAGGATCGCGAGATCCGGTCGTTCGGCAAGGGGCAGGCGCCGCAGGATGCGGCCTATGCCGAGCTGGCGACGCGGCTGCACGGCCATTGCGGCGAGCTGCTGGCGATGAAGGTGCAGGCCGACTTTGCCGATCTGCTCGCGCGCGGGCTGGAGGCGGGGCGCGTCTACGCCGACACTTATGCGCGTGCGAAGCGGCGGGTGGGCGCGGTCGATTTCAACGATCTGATCCGCAAGACCGTCGAGCTGCTCGGCCAGCCGGGGATCAGCGAATGGGTGCGCTTCAAGCTCGATCAGGTGACCGAGCATGTTTTGATCGACGAGGCGCAGGACACCAATCTGAGCCAGTGGGAAATAATCCGAGCCGTAGCGGATGAGTTTTTCGCGGGAGAGACGACCCGTGCCGAAGGGGTCCGGACGATCTTTACTGTCGGAGATTATAAGCAGGCAATATTTGGGTTTCAGGGGACTGACCCTAAGAATTTCGCGCTAGCCCACCGGCACTTCGAGAGGCTCGCCGAAGCCGCCTTGGCACGCGATCGCTATGAGCCGAGCCACGATCGTAGGCGTGCCGAAGGACTGGACACGCTATCTCTCGTTGAGAGCTTCCGCTCGACCCGACCGGTGCTCGAATTCGTCGATGCGGCGATCGGGGTGCTGGCGGTGCCGGGGATGGGCGATCTCAGCGATGTCGAGCCGCATGCCAGCGAAGTGCCCGGGCCGGGGACGGTGACGCTGTGGCCGGTGACCGTCGAGGGCGGGAGCGAGGCCGAGGAGGAAGGGTGGGCAGGGGAGGCTACCCGCAAGCTCGCCGGGCAAATCGCCCGGGCGATCAAGGGCTGGCTCGATGGCGGGCTGATGCTGGAGAGCAAGGGGCGCGCGTTGCGGCCCGAGGATGTGATGATTTTGGTCAAGCGGCGCGGCGAGCTGGCGTCGCTGATCGTCGCGCGGCTCTATGCCGAGGGGGTGCCGGTGGCGGGGGTCGACCGGCTTCGGCTCAATGCGCCGCTGGCGGTTCAGGACCTGCTCGCGGCGGTGCGCTTCGTGCTGCAGCCGGAGGATGATTTGTCGCTCGCGTCGCTTCTGGTGTCGCCGCTGATCGGCTGGAGCCAGGACGCATTGATGGCGGCGGCGGTGCGGCCCAAGGGGGTCGGGCTGTGGCGCTATCTGCGCGAGACGCAGGCGAGGGAGCGGCTGGCGCCGCTGGAGGCGATGCTGGCGCGGGCCGACTTCACGACGCCCTATCGTTTCCTGGAAGAGATATTGTCGGGGCCGCTGCAGGGGCGGCGCAAGATGCTGTTGCGGCTGGGCGAGGAAGCGCGTGATCCGATCGAGGAACTGCTCAACGCCGCGCTTAATTTCGAGACCGTCGCGACGCCTTCGCTGCAGCGGTTCCTGGATTGGTTCGATCGCGGGGATGTCGAGATCGTGCGCGATTCGGCGCAGCCGCAGGGCGCCGTGCGGGTGATGACCGCGCATGGGGCGAAGGGGCTGCAGGCGCCTTTGGTGATCCTGGCGGACGCTACGGTCGATCCGACGCGGAGCCCGCGCGATTTCCTGTTGTGGGGGCCGGAGGGGCATGATGGACCCGCCTTCCCGATCTTCCGGCCGCGGGCGAGCGAGCGGGGCGGGCCGCTGGATGCAGTGGTCGAGCAGGTCGATGCGCGCGAATTGCAGGAGCATTGGCGGCTTTTCTACGTCGCGGCGACGCGGGCGGAGGAGCGGCTGGTGATTGCGGGGGCGCTGGGGCCGATGGCGAAGGGGGTGCCGCCGGAGGCGAGCTGGTATGCGGCGGCTTCGCGGGCGTTCGATGCGCTCGGCGTGGAAGGCGAGGGCGAGCGGCGTTTCGTGGGGCTGGAGCCGGCTGCTCCCGTGGCGGTGGCGCGCGGCGGTGCTTTGGCTCAGGATGCGGGGGCTGCGCTGCCCGATTGGGTTGCGCTGCCTGCGCCGGTCGAGGCACGGCCGCCGCGGCCGTTGGCGCCGTCTTCGCTGGGCGAGGACCTGGTGTCCGATCCGCCGCCGTCGCCGGCGATGCGGCTCGCGGCGGAGCGGGGACGGTTGCTGCATGGCTTGTTCGAGCGCTTGCCGAGCGTGGCGCCCGACGCGCGTCGGGCGGCGGCGGGGCGCTGGCTGGCGGGGCAGGTTGAGGAAGCGGACCGCGACGCTTTGATCGAGGCGGCGCTGGCGGTGACCGAGGATGCGCGCTTCGCCGAGCTGTTCGGAGCGGATGCGCTGGCCGAGGCGCCGATCGCGGCCGTGGTGGAAGGCGTGGTGGTATCGGGCACGGTCGATCGGCTGGTGGTCGGCGCGGATTTCGTGCGGGTGGTGGATTTCAAGACCGGGCGGCGGGCGCCGGCGCGGACCGAGGATATTCCGGCCTATCATCTGCGGCAGATGGCGGCCTATGCGGCGGCGCTGGGGGTGATCTTCCCGGGGCGGCGGGTGGAGGCGGCGTTGCTTTATACCGCCGGGCCCGTGCTGCACATGCTGCCCGAGGCGCTGCTCGCGGCGAACAAGCCGGGCTTTGGCGGCTCGGAGCAAAGCTTGGCTTCGCGCGCTTGA
- the tsaE gene encoding tRNA (adenosine(37)-N6)-threonylcarbamoyltransferase complex ATPase subunit type 1 TsaE has product MRLALPQDSHLLGERLAGVVRPGDVIALTGPLGAGKTSIARGLLAALGLEEEAPSPSFAIVQPYAPPEVRIPVLHVDLYRIDDPDEAEELGLDEARADSLLIVEWPERLGNAAWQDALWLSLEVMPDGARALTAKVPAAWKDRWPQIS; this is encoded by the coding sequence ATGCGGCTCGCTTTGCCCCAGGATTCGCATCTTCTTGGCGAGCGGCTGGCGGGGGTCGTCCGCCCGGGCGATGTTATTGCGCTCACGGGGCCGCTCGGGGCGGGGAAGACGAGCATCGCGCGGGGGTTGCTCGCGGCGCTGGGGCTGGAGGAAGAGGCGCCGAGCCCGAGCTTTGCGATCGTTCAGCCTTATGCGCCGCCCGAGGTGCGGATTCCGGTGCTGCATGTCGATTTGTACCGCATCGACGATCCGGACGAGGCGGAGGAACTGGGGCTCGACGAGGCGCGCGCGGACTCGCTGCTGATCGTCGAATGGCCCGAGCGGCTGGGCAACGCGGCGTGGCAGGATGCGCTGTGGCTCAGCCTGGAAGTGATGCCGGACGGCGCGCGCGCCTTGACAGCGAAGGTGCCTGCGGCATGGAAGGATCGATGGCCCCAAATTTCCTAG